A part of Fusarium graminearum PH-1 chromosome 3, whole genome shotgun sequence genomic DNA contains:
- a CDS encoding diphthamide biosynthesis protein 3 — MSDDEGISIYDEVEIEDMTFDEAMGVYQFPCPCGDKFQITLEDLLDEQDIAVCPSCSLMIRVIFDLLISPRTIYQNLPLQAPLADRSPSLPEPTGNHDRNMIQIATTM; from the exons ATGTCCGACGACGAGGGTATTTCCATTTACGACGAGGTTGAGATCGAGGACATGACCTTTGATGAGGCCATGGGAGTTTACCAGTTCCCTTGTCCTTGTGGCGACAAGTTTCAGATCACCCTAGAGGACTTGCTAGATGAGCAGGATATCGCTGTCTGCCCCAGCTGCAGTCTCATGATCCGAGTTATCTTTGACTTG CTAATATCTCCCAGGACGATCTACCAAAACCTCCCACTTCAGGCGCCTCTGGCGGACAGGTCCCCATCACTGCCTGAGCCGACCGGAAATCATGATAGAAACATGATACAAATTGCAACTACCATGTGA